From the Triticum urartu cultivar G1812 chromosome 4, Tu2.1, whole genome shotgun sequence genome, the window AACAAACAGAAAGAAACAGCGAACGCACAGCAGGCGCTGCAGCAAACTGGTCCGACCCACCGAGTAATGCCACTCCTACGTATAATTACATACCCCTAAAAACATAAAATTAGATACCCCCCTAAAAACATAAAATTACAATGGTTTTTACGTAAAACATAACGTGAAAACATTGGATTGGATCAATGGAGGAGGAATTGGCCACCCCCTTGAAAATCAGGGGTAAGGAGAGCATTAGTCAGGAAGGTTACGTAGGAATGGTAGGATTAAGTAGCTTATACATAGATGCAGGATTATCGTGTATTTATTATATGCTATATATTAAAAAACATATAATAAATAAATTTAAAAAATACTTAAGGTTGAAAAAAAGTTTGTACAGTGTTAAAAAATGTTTGGTGCAATTTTTTAAAAACGTTGATAGCGTTTGGAAAAAATGTTTCAGCACGTATTTCAAAAACAATACCACATGTTCGAACAACAAATGTTCAAAAACATGTATTAGAAAGAAAATGCTAATCATGCATTTAAAAATGTTGAACGTATACAAAAATATTTTTAATGTATATGAAAACTGTACAACATGTATTAAAAAAAGTAGACATCCAAATATACATATAAAAGAAATGTGAACCATGTATTATTGTATTTACAAAATATTAAATGTGTATCAGAAAATGCTCCAGATATATTAAAAAATGTAGAGGACGTTGAAAAAATTGAACAGAGAAAAATAATTTTTATAGGTTGGTCATGATTAAAAGAATGTTAATCAAGGATTTATTGAATTTTAAGTATCTATAAAAATGTTCCAATGAATAGGAAAAATGTAGACCATGTACTATAAACAATGAACATAAAACATAaaatttagaaaatgttcatcatgtatCCTGGACATAAAACAAAGAAAACCAGTGAAAATATCTATCCTGGACTAGCCGCTTCACATGGAGGGCTCACCTATCTAAGCACTACACACAACAGAGGCCCATTGGGCGAAATTTGCGCTCTCTCTCTATATATTAATGCCTTTATTGTTTTTCTCAAAAACTTTATTTCCACATTGCAAAAAAGGGGAAAAAGTGTGCATATAAAATTTACATGTATAATATGTAAGTATGACATTTCATAGCAGTATTTTTTTAAATGTGGCATAAATGACAAATACGTATATAAATTGGCCTTTTTCTAGGACAGAAATTCGGGTTTTACCGATCACCATATCATTTAATGAAAGTTTACAAGTATGTACTGAACATGTATACAATTTCAaagaaaaatatttgaatttgtTTGAAAGTTTAAATATCATATTCGATTGTTAAAATACCGGGCTCCATGGAGTTTCGGAGCCAAAAATCCGCACTCCTACTATTTTTCTTTTGAGGCCTACTAGTGAGTTGCCCGTGAGGTGTGAGAGATATCATTACAACACAATATTGATACAATTACGCCGTGACTGGTAGTTCAACTAATTGAAAAAAAAAATGTAAATCATACCAGCATAGCGCTCCAATATGTGGACATAACATATTACATGCATGTGTGAACCTTGAGAACATTTTTTTGGGTGTTGTGTTCCTCCACAAAGATGCATGCAATTTAAGAAGTGGCAGGTCAGAAGTTTCTTTTGTGAGAAAAAAACATAAGGTAATCCGGTAATTGGCAACACTGTTATTTATTCAAGAGAAGAAAAATATTGGAGCAAGAGCTGCATGGAAGATTCTATAATAGAGAAGTGCGTGAAGAGATATGGCAAATGATACATATTGGCTGATCGATCCCGCGCGGTTAGATTGGCCGAGATTGTGAATGGTGTATTAAGCCTCTGTTTAACTTAAAGGGTGTATTAAGCTTAGTATTGGAAACCCTTGCAAATATCGCTAAGAAAAACCATACAAATAATTGAAATATAACCAAAATGGCTGCAGCCGTCTATTAATGTTAATCATTCAAATAACAAATCCAGGgtatctctctctttctctctgcaTGTATATATATGCATGAGCGTACGTGCAAGTTGTAAACACTAGAATAATGGAagcactcacacacacacacacacacacacacacacacacacacacacacacacacacacacacacacacacacacacacacacaaaaagaatAATGGAAGCACGCACACATATATCTGAGTTCAAAAGTACGGGTACCCCCCCAAAAAATAAAGAGTTCAAAGTACGGGCATGCACCTCTAATTGCCGGCCAGCATATCGATCGGTCCCCTAGCTAAGCTAACTAGCTGTTCCATTCAGCAAAATCAACACCAATGTGCACTAGGATCAATTTGCTTTTGGGTTTAAATTTAAAATTTAAAATCCAAGGGAACAGCTGCTATAGCTAGCTACTCGATCAGCCTTTTTCATATCGATCTGTCCGTTGCAAGCACGCGAGGGGAGACGAACGAATATTGGACCACGCCACGCCATTGTATACTCTACTCATCACAAGTCTCATACCACTATGTTGACTCGTCGCCTTATTTCTACAACATATTTTAGAAAGTACTATACACTGTACTGTACTATACCTTTTGTTGGACTTCTTTTGACTATCCAACTTAATGCTTTGAACAATAATTAGTCTAGCTAGCAGTATAATTTATGTCACATGAAATAGCCACCGTCAAATAAGTATTTCAAAATACTTCCGTATGACTACAGTTTTGCAACCACTGACTGAACATTGCATGGGAGATTCATGGTTAAAATATGAATTTGGACACTCAAACTACGCCTCATGTTTTGGAAGGGATGGGGTACTACACTCAACACTGCTCTCTTCTGGttattactccctctgttcctaaatataagtctttttagagatttcactacagactacatacggagcaaaatgagtgaatctacactctaaagtaTGTTTATATACATCCGTACATAGTTCGTAGTGGAATCTAtaaaaaatacttatatttaacGAAGGGAGTACTTGAGTAATTCCGAATGCAAATGGTCAATAGAACTTTTGAAGTTTTGCTACAGATATCTTCTGTCTCATAAGTTCAGCATATACAATTGAACTACACAATATGGTTAGTTATTAAGCTATATATATTGTATTGCCAAACCATGAAAGTAGATGTGTCCCTAAACTTTGAACTCGGCTTGTTTTCACttttttttttgtattttccTTGTAAATGTCAGTTCGACAAATCACAAAGCAAAAACTGAATCAAGTTAAACATGTTATGATTTTTTTCCTAAACAAGAAAGCTATATAATGAATGCACTAAATTTAAATCCCTAATACAAAACAAAAAAGACATTCTTTTGATGCTACAACCATAGATAACTAATATTTTTTTCAGAAAGGTTGATAGCGCACCTGGCCTCTATATTAGTTGATGCCGAGCGAACCGTCTTACAAAACATAAAGAAAAAAGAACCAAGATAATCCAATATGGATCTTCCTCGCAACAAGATATCCACAATCCACCACAAACCCCATGACATGTGATGGAATTATGCTATATTCATATGTTTTAGGGGATCATGCGACTCAAAAAGGCATATAAACCTGATGAAATGACCACACATGGCCAACCTCATGCACTCATGGCAACATCAACTTGTCAAAACAGTGCTAGCAATGGGGAATGAAATTCATGTAACCAAAGGATGAGCAGTGTCCATCGAGTAAAATTTGCTAAAAAAATGACTCGAGTAAAGTTTAGTTTAGTTAGGGGGGAGATTAAATTTCATAAATATATTGACATTGGTCTATTGGACCAAGCAAAACTAATTAATCTTGCAACATCATTGCGAGAAATGTGGAATTCATTGTCAATATTTCTCAGCAATGTCAGGCTCTTGTGCTCATAGAATTGCAATGGCATGAAACGAGCTATGTATACATATTCATCATTCCTTCTCCCCACCTAAATATCTAGTTAAGTTGAAGGAACTTTGTGAAGTATGTAGGATATATATGCACACAATAATCTGAGAGATGGAGTATATAAGAGTCATACAATCACTAACATATTTGCAGGCAGTAAAAGGAGCTAATTTATAATTCCTCATACATCTGTAACTCCAGATGTTTTTTCACAGATAAGCAAAGCAAATTAAGCAGAGATTCTAGTTAATTACCAGCTGCTAGATGTATATATATGCAATGCAATTCTCTAGTTATTGGTATGACGATGGATTTCGTTGAAGATCTGATCTTGATGCTTGGAGGCGTTGACACATGGACGAGCTGCTCCTGAAGTCCTGACTGCTTGATGCTATCTAGCTAGGTAGGTAGCTAGTAGGGCGGCCGTGCATGCGCCGCCCATTCCGGCGCCGCGTGCCCGCCACCTCCCGGCATCAGGTTCGGCGGCACGCCGTACATCGGCATCCCCGCCGCGGAGGGGTCGCCGGCCATCATAGGAGGAAGAGGAGCACCTGCGCCGGGGGCGCCGTGCCTGCGGGCGGCCTCCAGCTGGTGGTGATCCTCCTCGGCGTCGTCCAGCGGCAGCCGCTCGTAGGTGGCGTTGGCGAAGGTGGACGCGATCACCATGACGGGCCCAGCCGCGGTGAGCGCGCCCACGACGCTGCCCCCGACCACCTGGCCCTGGCCGCCTGCGAGGTAGACGGTGAGGCCCGTGGAGCCCGGCGGTGAGGGCCCGGGGAGGAAGGTGCCGGTGAGGGAGAGTATCTCGAATCTTCCGCGGAGAGCGACGACGGCGCCAGGAGCGGAGGGCTGGCGCAGGGCGACGTCGGCGACGGTGCCGGCGCCGCTGAGCACGCAGACGCCGCGCTGCCTGCGGCGGGAGAAGTGGGCGATGGACTCGGCGACGTCGGCGCCGCCGGCCACCTCCATGACGTGGCTGCGCAGCGCGTTGGGGCTGTCGCGCGTGACGAAGATGGGCGGCTTGGGCTTGTTCTTGGAGCCCGGGGGGCGGCCGCGCGGGCGCCGGTTGGCCGGCACCACCACCGCGCCCTCCTTGGGCTCGTCGTCCTGCTCCTGCCCGCTCCCTCCGCCGCTGTGGCTGCTCTCCCCGTCCACCTTGGGCGCCGCCATGGCGTCCtccagctgctgctgctggttgTGGTTGCTGGCGAGGCCTGATGCAGGCGGCGCCTCCGTCAGCCGGCCTTCGTCCCACCACCTGTTGGCCATCTCCACCTAACCTAACTGATCTGTGCTACCTAGCTTGCTTCCTTTCTTGATATGCTCTTCTTTCTTGGTGGCTAGCAAGCTTTCTTGATTAATTACTTGTCTTCTTCGCCATGATGCCCTGGATCTGCATACAAATGAAATGAAGATGAGAGATCGAAATCGAATCGAAGGAACTAGCAACAACCATACATGTGATAGATGCTTGTTTACAGAATTAAGAACCAGCTCCTAGCTTGTTATCTTTTGATTTCATGAGCAAGAAGAGGATGCATGGAACTAAAGGGGCTAGCTAGCTAGGAGATGAAGAGGAAATATATGAGTACCTTGTGCGCCATGAAATTGCAGCTAATCAAACCAGATAGGGTGGAGAATTAGCTAGATCCCCATCGATGGATCGATCTAGTATGAGATTTTGGCCGCTCCTTCTTTTTGTTGGTGTGCACTAGCTGAGGCCTCAGCGAGTGTGTGGTGTATATATGGAGGATCCAGAAAGCTAGCTAGCTAGAGGGTAGAAGAAGAGGGGGAGGAAGACTTGCTTGCTGCAAGCTGAGTAAGCAAGCTTTGTCATGGAGAGGGATGCATGAGGTGTGTTAACGTTGATGGGTACCTTCTAGTTGTACTTGTTCCACACCTGCCTCCAAGCTAATTCACTTCACTATAGTTATATAAAAATATTAACTTCA encodes:
- the LOC125553335 gene encoding AT-hook motif nuclear-localized protein 20-like; protein product: MANRWWDEGRLTEAPPASGLASNHNQQQQLEDAMAAPKVDGESSHSGGGSGQEQDDEPKEGAVVVPANRRPRGRPPGSKNKPKPPIFVTRDSPNALRSHVMEVAGGADVAESIAHFSRRRQRGVCVLSGAGTVADVALRQPSAPGAVVALRGRFEILSLTGTFLPGPSPPGSTGLTVYLAGGQGQVVGGSVVGALTAAGPVMVIASTFANATYERLPLDDAEEDHHQLEAARRHGAPGAGAPLPPMMAGDPSAAGMPMYGVPPNLMPGGGGHAAPEWAAHARPPY